CACTGGCACTCCGTTTACCCTGACCCCAAGGGGCAGCCGTCGGGCCGGACGTTTTACAGTGGCACGCCGGAACCGACGGCGTTCGGCGAAGACGGGTCGGGGTTCGTACTCGTCGTGACCATCGAGCAACCCAATGCAGCTCCCCAAATTGAGCCGCGCCGGGTCGCCGAGTTCACCTGGATGCAGCAGGAGGCCGCTTTGATCGACGAAGGCTCGGTCAAACAACTGCGCAACCAACTCGCGGGCATTCCCGAACGCGCGCTGGTACGGCTGCGCCTCCGCGGCACCATCCGAGCCCCCGCCCGTCACCTGCTCCAGTCGGTGCTGGACGAGGCCCGGGCGCGCCTCTTTTGGCTCGAGGTCGACGACTCGGAGCTTGCGACGGCCGTCGAGCAGGCGCATATGGAGGCCCTCCCGTCGGAGCTTCTGCGCCGAGTGGGCAGGCGGCTGAAGGCCTACGCGGAGGGGGCCGAGGAGCCCCCCGAGGTGTGGCACCCGGACGCCGCGATGATCGGGGAATCCACAAGTGCTCCGGTCGCCGCCCCCAGCGTCTCGGCGGCAGCGGTGCGAGCTCTCGAACTCCTCTGGGGCCGCGTGGGGCGCCCCGCTCAGGAGGGGTGAGCGATGCTGGTGCACCGGTTGGAGGTTCGCAACTGGCGCGGGTTTACCCGTGACCTCAGCGTGGAGTTGGACCCCGGGCTCAACGTGATCGCAGGGCCCAACGAGTCCGGCAAAACGAGCCTGTTCGAAGCCCTCAGATTTGCGTTCTTTCAACGGGCAGACAGCACGAAGCAGGACGTGCGGGGAGCGGTCCCCAAGGGCCTGCAGCTTCATCCGTACGTCGCCGTCGAGTTCGAAGTGGACGGAGCCGCGTACCGGATCGAAAAGACCTTCTCGGTAAGGCGCGGCCACACCCTTCTCTGCGGGCGAGGAGGCTCGGGGTGGAGGCCGCTGGCGGAGGACAGGGACGCCGAGGCCCGTTTGGGCGAGATCCTTGCCCAAGACGGCCTTTCTCAGTACGCGCCGGCCCTGTGGGCG
The Bacillota bacterium DNA segment above includes these coding regions:
- a CDS encoding ATP-binding protein, which translates into the protein MLVHRLEVRNWRGFTRDLSVELDPGLNVIAGPNESGKTSLFEALRFAFFQRADSTKQDVRGAVPKGLQLHPYVAVEFEVDGAAYRIEKTFSVRRGHTLLCGRGGSGWRPLAEDRDAEARLGEILAQDGLSQYAPALWAEQGRVLAILDSGVPGDLRTRLAQLVTGLLLTDEDRQIAEWVRSEWEQRFTRERRRPKKHSPLERALSDLAAAAAELSGARAAWAAHEQRL
- a CDS encoding DNA repair exonuclease is translated as MIRFIHTADWQLGAGFPGKGQRAEELRKARLRTVRRILELARSEHVDFIIVAGDAFDNNRVGKALLYEVKQLLGTSPCPVFILPGNHDPLEGDSIYTVRDEWRELPGEVRILREAAPVRLDGVTLYPCPCKARVYSQDPTAWIPPRRPEDGIRIGIAHGSWQVLPDLPLDDHPIPPSAAGQRELDYLALGHWHSVYPDPKGQPSGRTFYSGTPEPTAFGEDGSGFVLVVTIEQPNAAPQIEPRRVAEFTWMQQEAALIDEGSVKQLRNQLAGIPERALVRLRLRGTIRAPARHLLQSVLDEARARLFWLEVDDSELATAVEQAHMEALPSELLRRVGRRLKAYAEGAEEPPEVWHPDAAMIGESTSAPVAAPSVSAAAVRALELLWGRVGRPAQEG